From Thermodesulfobacteriota bacterium, one genomic window encodes:
- a CDS encoding methyl-accepting chemotaxis protein — MLVKKEHQDKRVAQEKVRARTLAKQQANAERLAAASEELSAAIEESNAASAQLNDLMGGVAAAAEKMNQIATHLQEAAQTTSRSVGEVRTITEQYDAKNEDVDKKTVDTTRAISELAGSVDATTKRVLDSATVINQLKTKAENISGIVQVVTRIADQTNLLALNAAIEAARAGDHGKGFAVVADEVRTLAEVSESSAHKIKDVIDDALNQVARVVSSVSAFESISATNKRKTGVIAGACNNIRHQSSQITAAVRQIKQISIQVAERADQTCGNVSTMVGAAEQIAASCDQIRQSTSEQVKAFSEASAAANDLATMADDLKSSVDISKSAEEVAAAAEELAATVEEMDNSADEIERAISEVAKGSRSMADTLGEVSGLANTTLADLAAGDAIWEEIAGKGRGIQQELEHIKCLDHLLYIEALEKAITDNTPFKGQLDPHKCAFGCWYDHYQPEDGEEQLAYDEIREHHDAVHHGARDVVRAMADGRLDECRAILDSKIRPAVEQFRRIFERFHHGIEMVTDGIKNTIKNNQAIMEEMAVLDKEFSKVNKIVDTITNVAIQTNMLAVNGHIEAARAGEFGRGFSVVAGDIRSLANESADNAEKMREILDDVRDQIALAKGDIANISTMIQVQIERANVAVEALVEISRLIRETRASQGLALVRMKDAHAAADSTNRLVEDSAQAVEVLVQNSEQSGHAAAEQIKGIKEIALTAEDVASLADEMQNA, encoded by the coding sequence ATGCTGGTGAAGAAGGAGCACCAGGACAAGCGGGTGGCCCAGGAGAAGGTGCGGGCCCGCACCCTGGCCAAGCAGCAGGCCAATGCCGAGCGTCTGGCCGCCGCCTCGGAGGAGCTGTCGGCGGCCATCGAGGAGTCCAACGCCGCGTCGGCGCAGCTCAATGATCTCATGGGCGGGGTCGCGGCGGCGGCGGAGAAGATGAACCAGATCGCCACCCATCTCCAGGAGGCGGCCCAGACCACCAGCCGGTCGGTGGGGGAGGTGCGGACGATCACCGAGCAGTACGACGCCAAGAACGAGGATGTGGACAAGAAGACGGTGGACACCACCCGGGCCATCTCCGAGCTGGCCGGCTCGGTGGACGCCACCACCAAGCGGGTGCTGGACTCCGCCACGGTCATCAACCAGCTCAAGACCAAGGCGGAGAACATCAGCGGCATCGTCCAGGTGGTGACCCGGATTGCCGACCAGACCAATCTTCTGGCCCTGAACGCGGCCATCGAGGCGGCCCGGGCCGGGGATCACGGCAAGGGCTTTGCCGTGGTGGCCGACGAGGTGCGGACCCTGGCCGAGGTTTCGGAGAGCTCGGCCCACAAGATCAAGGATGTCATTGACGACGCCCTCAATCAGGTGGCCCGGGTGGTCTCTTCGGTCTCGGCCTTCGAGAGCATCTCGGCCACCAACAAGCGCAAGACCGGGGTGATCGCCGGCGCCTGCAACAACATCCGCCACCAGTCCTCCCAGATCACGGCCGCGGTGCGTCAGATCAAGCAGATTTCCATCCAGGTCGCGGAGCGGGCCGATCAGACCTGCGGCAATGTCAGCACCATGGTGGGCGCCGCGGAGCAGATCGCCGCCTCCTGCGACCAGATCCGCCAGAGCACCAGCGAGCAGGTGAAGGCCTTCTCCGAGGCGTCGGCGGCCGCCAACGATCTGGCCACCATGGCCGATGACCTCAAGAGCTCGGTGGACATCAGCAAGTCCGCCGAGGAGGTGGCCGCCGCCGCCGAGGAGCTGGCCGCCACCGTGGAGGAGATGGACAACTCCGCCGATGAGATCGAGCGGGCCATCAGCGAGGTGGCCAAGGGCTCCCGGTCCATGGCCGACACCCTGGGCGAGGTGAGCGGCCTGGCCAACACCACCCTCGCTGATCTGGCGGCAGGGGATGCCATCTGGGAGGAGATCGCCGGCAAGGGGCGGGGCATCCAGCAGGAGCTGGAGCACATCAAATGTCTCGACCATCTCCTTTATATCGAGGCCCTGGAGAAGGCCATCACCGACAACACCCCCTTCAAGGGCCAGCTCGATCCCCACAAGTGCGCCTTTGGCTGCTGGTACGACCATTACCAGCCGGAGGACGGGGAGGAGCAGCTGGCCTACGACGAGATCCGGGAGCATCATGACGCCGTGCACCACGGCGCCCGGGATGTGGTCCGGGCCATGGCCGACGGCCGTCTGGACGAATGCCGCGCCATCCTCGACTCGAAGATCCGGCCGGCGGTGGAGCAGTTCCGCCGCATCTTCGAGCGCTTCCACCACGGCATCGAGATGGTCACCGATGGCATCAAGAACACCATCAAGAACAACCAGGCGATCATGGAGGAGATGGCGGTCCTGGACAAGGAGTTCTCCAAGGTCAACAAGATCGTGGACACCATCACCAACGTCGCCATCCAGACCAACATGCTGGCGGTGAACGGCCATATCGAGGCGGCCCGGGCCGGGGAGTTCGGCCGCGGCTTCTCGGTGGTGGCCGGCGACATCCGCTCCCTGGCCAACGAGAGTGCGGACAACGCCGAGAAGATGCGGGAGATCCTGGACGATGTCCGGGACCAGATCGCCCTGGCCAAGGGGGACATCGCCAACATCAGCACCATGATCCAGGTGCAGATCGAGCGGGCCAACGTGGCGGTGGAGGCCCTGGTGGAGATCTCCCGGCTGATCCGGGAAACCCGGGCCAGCCAGGGCTTGGCCCTCGTCCGCATGAAGGATGCCCACGCCGCGGCGGACAGCACCAACCGCCTGGTGGAGGACAGCGCCCAGGCGGTGGAGGTGCTGGTGCAAAACAGCGAGCAGTCCGGCCATGCGGCAGCCGAGCAGATCAAAGGCATCAAGGAGATTGCGCTCACCGCCGAGGACGTGGCCAGCCTGGCCGACGAGATGCAAAACGCCTAA